Within the Roseicitreum antarcticum genome, the region ACGGCCAGCCTTTGCCGCGATTCACGATCGGGCGCGTCGCTGGTATAGAAGCCATCGACCAGCGTGATGAAGCGCAAGGTGCGTTTCCAGTGGTCGGAATGGTCCGACACATCCAGCCCGCGCAGCACATCGGGGGCGACGGCTTCGCCCTGCATCTCATCCAACAGTCGCGCCAGACTGTCCGACAGGTCAAAGAGCGCGGCACGTGGGGCCAGCTCCGGTTCCTGCACCAGAAGCCCTTCGACCAACTGCGCAAGTTCCAGTCGCCGCCGCAGGGGCGGCACGGGCGGCGGCAGCCCGTCAACCGCGCCCAGGTCGCCCAGATCGGTCACCAGCCGGATACGCGGCAACAGCCGCGCCCCGTGGGCGGTCAATTCATCACGCAGGCGGCGCTGCATCCGGCGGGTGTTGACCAGCAGTTCCACACGGGCCAGTGCTTCGGGCGGCTTGCCGTGCGTCCGCTCCAGCAGCCCGGCAACCAGCCCTGCGGGGAAATCCGCCCCGGGGGACAGGGCAAAGAGGCGCGGGGCGTCGCTGGGCTGAAACATCGGGTGGGGCCTTTGGGCGGGGGGCTTCGCGGCAGTCTATCGGGGGGCTGTGCGGGGCGAAACCCCAAAGAGCCGGGACCTTGATGGCGGGCGACCTGCATGGCCCGCGACCCAGTGGGCGCGAGGTCAGGCTGCCGGAAAGCCGTCGATCACTTCCGCCCAACGTGGCGCATCGGCAAAAATATCCAAGGCTCGCGCATCATCCTGCCCGGCGACATATGAAAACGCCAAATGCAGCGCGCCTGGCGGTGGTTCGGCGAGACGGTCGGGCCATTCCACGAGGCACAGCGCGGTATGGAACGCGTCCTCCAGCCCCAACTCCAACACTTCATCGGGATGCGTCAGGCGATAGAGATCGGCATGCCAGATTTCCAACGCCCTGGCTTCATAGGTTTGCACGATCGTGAACGTGGGAGAGGGTACATCCTCGGCGGCCTCTCCTTGCAGATACCGGATCACCTTGCGTGCGAAATGCGTCTTGCCCGCCCCCACCGGCCCAGACAGAAGGATCACATCGCCTGCGTGCAGGCGGGGCGCAATCCAGTGCGCGGCGATGTCAGTCGCGTCCGGGGTAGGCAGGATCAGGTGGCGAGTGTGGGTCATGGCGCGGTTTACGACAGGCCTAGCGGCCGCGCAACAGCTCCTCCATCGCGATCGGTGCCGGTTCGCCCGCCAGCCGCGTGCGGTAGACAACCAGGGATTCCGCTACCCGCATGATGTAATTGCGGGTTTCAGCAAAGGGGACGGATTCCACCCAGTCGATGATGTCCACTGATGGGTCGCGCGGATCGCCCAATTCTTCGATCCACTGGCGCGGCCGCCCCGGCCCGGCATTGTAGCCCGCTGCGACAAGCGCCAACGACGGGCCGAATTCCTCGGTCAGTTCGGTCAGATAGGCCGCGCCCAGCCGGGCATTCAGGCCCGGATTGGCGGTCAGCTGCCCAGCGTCGAAATCGCTTAGGCCAATGCGCTGCGCCATCATCTGTCCGGTACCCGGCAGCACCTGCATCAGCCCGCGGGCATCGGCGCGGCTGACAACGGCGGCGTCGAATTCGCTTTCGCGTCGGGCGATGGCTTTGACCAACTCGATCGGCGCAGAAAGATCGGCCCGCGCAAGGTCGGTCAGCGGAAAATAGGCGCGCGGCAGGATGATGTCGCGCTGCACCGCGATCTTGGCGATGTTGACGGCAAAATTCGGCTCATTCAGCGCCAGCATCAGGTCAGAAAGCGAACCCAGTTCGGCCTCGGATTCCAACTGAGCCGCCAAGTGCATGACGAAGCGCCGCGCCTCGAACCATTCGCCAGCGTCGCGCAAGATCAACGCGGCGGCCAGCAGGTCCGACTGTGCAAGCGCTGTCTCACGCCAGTCGGGGTAATCCGGCCCCGCCACAAGGGCGTCGCTCATTGGCAGGCCGATGCGCTCGGCGGCGATCTGACCGTAGTAGCTGGTCTGGTGTTCGGCACCAAAGGCATAAGCGGCACGGGCGGTTTCCGCCTGTCCCAGCGCTTCATGCGCCCGGCCTTCCCAGTATCCCGCGCGTCCTAGGCTGATAGGCGACGAGACCCGTACCCGAAGGTTGCGGAAATGGCGCAACGCTTCGGCGGGCATGTCCAGATCGCGCAGCGCGATGAAGCCCGCCAGCCATTCCAGATCGGCAAATTGCACGCCGTCAGTAAGGTGGTGGTTCGCCGCCAACTCATAAGCCAGCGCGTGGTCGCCATCGGCTATCGCCTCGCGCACGAGGTAGATGCGCCAGCGCGCCCAGGCCTGAGGCTCCCCCAAGGCATCGGCGCTGACCGACTGGGCGCGGATCAGATCGGTCGCGGTGTCGTGGATCTGCCGTGTCATGCGCCAGTTGAAGCGGTCAAAGGCCAGCCCGGGGGCATCGGCGAGGTCAGGGGGAACCGCATCTATCAGGGCATTGACACCGTCTGCCCCAGTTTGCAGGCCGATGCGCGCCTGCGCTAGCCGTGACTGACCGGAGCTGACACGATTCAGCATCCGCCCCGCCGCCTCCCGGTTGCCGTCCCACAACAGCCGCGTCAGCCGCTCGGCGTGCAGAGGTGTTAGGGCGTCGGGGAAGGCGTCCAGCAGCAGCGCTTCCTGTTCGGCGCTCAGACTCGCCCCGCGCCAAAGGCGGATCGCCCCAGCCTGCGCAGCATCGTGCGCGTCCGATGCTGTTTGTGACGCGATCAGGGCCATGGCGCCGATGTCGGTCGCTGGGGTGCGGTCGGCGAAAAATGCCAGCACCTGCGACGGTGTGGCGTCAGTCAGATTACGCTCCCCCTGTTGCAAGATCGTCTCGGTCAGGGGCCAGTGCGGATGGGCATTTGTGAAGGCCACGGCCTCGCCTGGCGTCCCTTCGCCGGCACGCAGTTGCCGCCAAGTGATTAGCGTGCCGGTGATTGGTTCCGACGGATCAGCCATCGCTTGGGCCGCGGACCAGTCCCCGGACTGTCCCACAGCCCAGGCCGCCGAAAGAAGGCCCGCCGCCCGAGACGGCGGCGCAGTGTCCTGCGCCTCGGCGGTGGTCAGCAAAACGCCCAGTACAAAAAAGGCGGATATCGCGACGGATATGGTCTGGCGCAAAGGCATCAACAGTCTTTCAGCTTGAAAACTTCCCCATAAGAGTCTAACCGCGCTGGCGCATGCCGCAACACACAAACATGGCACTCGGCGCGATCCTGCCCCGATGCCAGCCGTGCTGCAAGGTAGCACCCGTCCGGCATTTGCCGCAGCAATACGAAGGAGACGTGCCATGATCAGAGGGTCCATTCCAGCCTTGGTTACACCCCTGAAGGACGGTGCTCTGGACGTCGACACGCTGCGCCAGCTGGTGGAATGGCACATCGAAGAAGGCTCGCACGGGTTGGCGCCGGTTGGCACCACGGGCGAAAGCCCAACGTTGACGCATGAAGAGCATGAGACAGTCATCGCTGAGGTGGTGAAGGCTGTGCGCGGCCGGATCCCAGTCATCGCCGGTGCCGGATCCAACAACACCGCCGAGGGCATCCGGTTCATGCAGCACGCGCAGAGCGTGGGCGCCGATGCGGCGCTGGTGGTGACGCCCTATTACAACCGGCCCACTCAGGCCGGTCTGATTGCGCATTACACCGCCTTGCATGATTGCTGCGAATTGCCGATCATCATCTACAACATCCCGCCCCGGTCTGTAGTGGACATGATGCCCGACACGATGGGCGCGCTGGCGAAACTGCCGCGCATCATCGGTGTGAAGGATGCCACCGGAAAGCTGGAGCGCGTCAGCCAGCAACGGATAACGTGCGGGGCGGAATTCATTCAGCTTTCGGGCGAGGATGCGACCGCGCACGGCTTCAATGCTCAGGGCGGCACGGGCTGCATCTCGGTCACCGCGAATGTTGCGCCGCGCCTGTGCGCGCAGATGCAAGATGCCTGCGCCCGTGGGGACTATGCGATGGCGCTGGAAATTCAGGACCGACTGATGCCGCTGCATATCGCCATTTTCATCGAGCCCGGGCTGGTTGGGGCAAAATACGCGCTCTCGAAACTGGGGCGCTGCTCGCCCGAGGTGCGGATGCCGTTGATCGGCCTGACCGATGCAACCAAGGCGCTGATCGACGCCGCCCTGCGTCATGCCGGGCTGCTGAATTGACGCTGCGTCCCGCGCTGGTGTGAAGCCGTGCTGCGCGGTTGACGGTATGTGAAATCTTGTTGCCTGGCAGGGTCACGGGATTGCGAGGTCAACCCAGACAAGGCGGTGCCTCGTCGGCGCCTCCTCCCCTTTGCCGACCAAGTCCGCAAGCTCATCCTGTGGCGGGGGCCAGACGACACCGGCGTCAAGCACTTGCAGGCGCGCGTCGGGCAAAAGGTAATCCACCCGCAGGTTTCCCGGACCGATGTCGCGCACCCATTCCGTCGTGTCCAAGGCTGGATCGCCCCGATGACCAAGGCTGGCAGGGTGGTCTGCCGCAAGTATCGCGTCGACGCTGCGGGGTTGCGGATCTTGCAGGCGTGGGTGGCGCAGTAAGTCCTGCATCGCCTCATGCAGGCCATCGCCATCGACGGGATCGAGGTTTGCACTTCCCGCGACCACTACGGGTCCGTCAGGCGGTGGCATTGGCAGCCTTCCATCGAGATACTGTGTCCAGAACCTGACCTCATCATGATTGCGGTGCAGATTTCGGTTTTCCATTGAACCAAAAACCGGCGGGCTGGCATAGAAGACGAGCAAATTGAGCATCCCAACCGGGTGAATCTGTACCGGCACAAGCCAGTGCCCAGTGGTCGAAAGGCGTTGCAACGCAGGCTCAGGCGTTTCGATGGGCATTATATGCCCCGGCAAATCGGCCCATAGGAAGGTTGAAAAATCTTCCGCATGATCGTGCATGATCGGTAGGCGCGACAGCACCGCCATACCCCCGACACCCGCAAACGCCCCATAGCCATGCGCATCGTCCGCAGTGCCAAGCGTACCGTCGCCATCCATGTCGCGTCCTGTCGCCCAGCCCGTGTTGGGGCGGCGCGCGAACGCATGTGGCATGTCGTGCCCCTCTGCAGAAACCAAGGCCGCAAACGCCCTAAGCGCGCGGAGGTCCATGTCATGGTCGATTTTTGTCAGCACCAGGACGTCAGGTGCGGTTCGGCTGACGATCTGCGCCAACCGGAGGGCGACGGGGTCATTCGCCAGCAGGTTGCGCAAAACCAGCCCTGGCCCTCGTCCTGACAGGTTCACGTTGTATATCGCAACGCGCAGAGAGTTGCGGGATGTGTCTTGCGCTGGGAGCGAACCGGACCCTGCAGCCAACGCGATCACGACAAGGATCAGGATCAGGAGTATACGGATTGCGGCGGGCGCGGAATCAGGTCCTCTGCCGCGGCGATTTCGCGCCGCTTCTCGCGGATCATCACGGCGACCCGGTTCATGGCGATGCCGCGCATGATCAGGCTGACCGGAATAAACGCCCATGCAGAAACCCCCCAGACTAGCGATTGTGGTGACTCCAACGTAATGGGCTGCATCAGGAAGGTGGAGGCCCGCAACAGCACCGGCAACATGAATGGCATGACAATCCCTAAGGCGATGTTAACGACGGCATCGCGTTCAAGCCGTTGAACCACGTCCAGACCTGCTGTCGGGTCGAAGGTCGGGAGATTTACCCAGACGTTGAACTGCGCATGGCGCTGTGGCCAATAGCCGGTGAAGATTGCGACAAAGAAGCCAAGAAGCCCAATCACACCAATGGTGTAGGCTAATGCGCCCGCAGCCAGAACCATGTTGACATGGGCCGGATCCAGCCCCGCGGGCAGCGACAGCATCAGCAGGCGGACGGGGCTATAAGAAAAATTCAACGCCTCGCCTAGATTCATGGCAACCGCCTGAATCAGGAGGCCGAACATTGTCGGAATCTCATCGGTACGTGCCAGAAGCGACAGAAAGAGCACCAGGAAGAACAGCACGATGAACCGGATTCGGTTGTAGGGCGGTGCGTCGCGAAACTGGATCAATCCAGGGTAAGTGGCTGAGTATTCCGCGAAGGTTACCATCGCAGCAATCAGCGCCAGCAAGGTCACAACCTGAGCGACATCGCGGGAAATATCGGGCAAAAGCAACGCCGGAAGTGACACAAGCAGCGCGACAAAAAACGCCCGTAGAAGTGCCCCCGTGACCTGCGACATCAGTTTACTGCCACCCAACTTCATCAGGCCAGCCCCGATTTTGGGTCCGCTGGTCCCCGGTTGCGCATGCCAATGTGGCATGGATTGCCTCATTTTTGCCACAATGTTGCCCACTTCTGCCACCTTTCACAAGACTTAAGACAACATCCTGAATTCCGGGGTCAATTTCGAGGAGAAACTGTCGCAGGTTTGCATCAACATTGTGGAAAAACAAAGGCATCCGTCACCGGATGCCCCCATAGGTTGTATGTGTGTCGCAATCAGACCCAAGGGCGACTGGTCGTGGCCTGTTGCTCGAAAGCGTCAATTGAAGCTACTTTCTCCAGCGAGAGCCCGATGTCGTCCAGCCCGTTCATCAGGCAGTGGCGTTTGAAGGCGTCCACCTCGAAGGAAAAGCTCTGCCCGTCCACCGTGGAGACAGTTTGTGACTCCAGGTCAACGGTGATTCGCGCGTTAGATCCCTTGCGGGCATCCTCCATTAGCGCATCGACTTGATCTTGCGGCAGGACGATCGGCAGGATGCCGTTCTTGAAGCAGTTGCTGTAAAAAATATCGGCGAAGGATGGTGCAATGACGCAGCGGATGCCGAAGTCCAGCAGCGCCCAAGGTGCGTGTTCCCGCGATGAGCCGCAGCCGAAGTTGTCGCCCGCAATCAGGATTTCTGCCGACCTGTAGGCAGGTTGGTTCAGAATGAAACCGGGGAGTTCTTCGCCGTTCTGATCATAGCGCATCTCGTCAAACAGGTTCTTGCCAAGGCCTGAGCGCTTGATGGTTTTCAGAAACTGTTTCGGAATGATCATGTCAGTGTCGATATTGATCAGATCCAGCGGGGCGGCGGTGCCGGTCAGCTTGGTGAACGTGTCCATTATACTCTCCAGAAACTTTGCAGAAGCGATAGCCGAACTGCGCGGACAAGACAAGTTTGACCAGCCTCACGGAGTTGCGCCGGGGGCGCGGCGATCCCAGTGGCGAACGTGTGGGACTTCATTTGACAATCTGGGCCAATTGCTGGCATGCGCGCATTCACCCGATGGTACTTTGTCGCGGGTAGACAGGATTCCAGGTGCACATAGAAATCGACGTCAAAATGAACTATCGGTTGGGCGCGGACCGGGCGGCCCTGCTGACATTGGAAGTAGCGGAAAACACCGAGGGCCAGCGGATTCTATCCGACAATCTGGAGATCGCGGATGCGACCGTGACCCGCATCGCAGGGGAAGCGGGTGTCGGCCAGAGGGTCTGGGCCGC harbors:
- the tsaE gene encoding tRNA (adenosine(37)-N6)-threonylcarbamoyltransferase complex ATPase subunit type 1 TsaE yields the protein MTHTRHLILPTPDATDIAAHWIAPRLHAGDVILLSGPVGAGKTHFARKVIRYLQGEAAEDVPSPTFTIVQTYEARALEIWHADLYRLTHPDEVLELGLEDAFHTALCLVEWPDRLAEPPPGALHLAFSYVAGQDDARALDIFADAPRWAEVIDGFPAA
- the leuD gene encoding 3-isopropylmalate dehydratase small subunit, with amino-acid sequence MDTFTKLTGTAAPLDLINIDTDMIIPKQFLKTIKRSGLGKNLFDEMRYDQNGEELPGFILNQPAYRSAEILIAGDNFGCGSSREHAPWALLDFGIRCVIAPSFADIFYSNCFKNGILPIVLPQDQVDALMEDARKGSNARITVDLESQTVSTVDGQSFSFEVDAFKRHCLMNGLDDIGLSLEKVASIDAFEQQATTSRPWV
- a CDS encoding endonuclease/exonuclease/phosphatase family protein; its protein translation is MIALAAGSGSLPAQDTSRNSLRVAIYNVNLSGRGPGLVLRNLLANDPVALRLAQIVSRTAPDVLVLTKIDHDMDLRALRAFAALVSAEGHDMPHAFARRPNTGWATGRDMDGDGTLGTADDAHGYGAFAGVGGMAVLSRLPIMHDHAEDFSTFLWADLPGHIMPIETPEPALQRLSTTGHWLVPVQIHPVGMLNLLVFYASPPVFGSMENRNLHRNHDEVRFWTQYLDGRLPMPPPDGPVVVAGSANLDPVDGDGLHEAMQDLLRHPRLQDPQPRSVDAILAADHPASLGHRGDPALDTTEWVRDIGPGNLRVDYLLPDARLQVLDAGVVWPPPQDELADLVGKGEEAPTRHRLVWVDLAIP
- a CDS encoding lytic transglycosylase domain-containing protein, producing the protein MPLRQTISVAISAFFVLGVLLTTAEAQDTAPPSRAAGLLSAAWAVGQSGDWSAAQAMADPSEPITGTLITWRQLRAGEGTPGEAVAFTNAHPHWPLTETILQQGERNLTDATPSQVLAFFADRTPATDIGAMALIASQTASDAHDAAQAGAIRLWRGASLSAEQEALLLDAFPDALTPLHAERLTRLLWDGNREAAGRMLNRVSSGQSRLAQARIGLQTGADGVNALIDAVPPDLADAPGLAFDRFNWRMTRQIHDTATDLIRAQSVSADALGEPQAWARWRIYLVREAIADGDHALAYELAANHHLTDGVQFADLEWLAGFIALRDLDMPAEALRHFRNLRVRVSSPISLGRAGYWEGRAHEALGQAETARAAYAFGAEHQTSYYGQIAAERIGLPMSDALVAGPDYPDWRETALAQSDLLAAALILRDAGEWFEARRFVMHLAAQLESEAELGSLSDLMLALNEPNFAVNIAKIAVQRDIILPRAYFPLTDLARADLSAPIELVKAIARRESEFDAAVVSRADARGLMQVLPGTGQMMAQRIGLSDFDAGQLTANPGLNARLGAAYLTELTEEFGPSLALVAAGYNAGPGRPRQWIEELGDPRDPSVDIIDWVESVPFAETRNYIMRVAESLVVYRTRLAGEPAPIAMEELLRGR
- the dapA gene encoding 4-hydroxy-tetrahydrodipicolinate synthase, encoding MIRGSIPALVTPLKDGALDVDTLRQLVEWHIEEGSHGLAPVGTTGESPTLTHEEHETVIAEVVKAVRGRIPVIAGAGSNNTAEGIRFMQHAQSVGADAALVVTPYYNRPTQAGLIAHYTALHDCCELPIIIYNIPPRSVVDMMPDTMGALAKLPRIIGVKDATGKLERVSQQRITCGAEFIQLSGEDATAHGFNAQGGTGCISVTANVAPRLCAQMQDACARGDYAMALEIQDRLMPLHIAIFIEPGLVGAKYALSKLGRCSPEVRMPLIGLTDATKALIDAALRHAGLLN